The following proteins are co-located in the Homalodisca vitripennis isolate AUS2020 unplaced genomic scaffold, UT_GWSS_2.1 ScUCBcl_6139;HRSCAF=13217, whole genome shotgun sequence genome:
- the LOC124373668 gene encoding protein FAM200A-like, producing MNPSNYSSFSKVVSVSEEVFFEDVFEGPLLKNLIIDHLKNLKEEFSRYFPNLSEELYRLSTDPFNMDIQLLPEELQEEGIEIKNDSAARYDFDKMDKPSFWLKYLKVYPSVSGKAVRMYLPFSTTYMCEKAFSTLVAIKTKYRNKLDVESDLRCALSETQPRICQLIQNMQAHPSH from the coding sequence ATGAACCCCAGCAACTATTCAAGTTTCAGCAAAGTAGTGTCAGTCTCAGAAGAAGTATTTTTTGAGGACGTTTTTGAAGGACCGCTTTTGAAAAACTTGATAATTGACCATTTGAAGAACCTCAAGGAGGAGTTCAGCAGGTACTTTCCTAACTTGTCAGAGGAGTTGTACAGACTATCAACTGACCCGTTCAACATGGACATACAGTTGCTGCCAGAAGAGTTGCAAGAGGagggaatagaaataaaaaatgactcTGCTGCAAGATACGATTTTGACAAAATGGACAAGCCCTCATTTTggttaaagtacttaaaagtttACCCCAGTGTTTCAGGGAAAGCTGTTCGGATGTACTTGCCTTTTTCAACAACATACATGTGCGAAAAAGCGTTTTCAACTCTTGTGGCGATCAAAACCAAGTACCGCAACAAACTTGATGTCGAAAGTGACCTACGCTGTGCTTTGTCTGAAACTCAACCCAGGATCTGTCAGCTTATCCAGAACATGCAAGCCCACCCATCtcactaa